The Flavobacterium johnsoniae genomic sequence AAACCGTTAACTGAAGTAATGCAGCAGATTGCCGTTAAAGAAAACAAAGGTCAAGCAATTTCTCACAAAGAAGACAATGCTACTTTAGCAGCTTATTTTAAACAAATTCTTCCAGATTACGATGAAGAAAGAGTTTATCCATCAGATATTAAAAAAGTATTAAACTGGTATAATACACTTCAAGCAAAAGGTTTAGTAACAGATTTAGCTCCTGCGGTTGAAGAACCAAAAGAAGAAGCTCCAGCTGCTGCAGAAAAACCTAAAAAAGCTCCAGCTGCAAAAAAAGCAAAAGCTAAAAAAGAAGAAGAATAAAAACTTTTCTTTTTGAATATATAATATCCTGTTAAGATGTTTTCTTGACAGGATTTTTTAATTTTACACAATCGAGTTTAAATCTAAAGAACTTCAAAATGAATAGACAAAATCAGTTAAAAGCGTTTGAAAGATTATTAAATATCATGGACGAACTTCGTGAACAATGTCCGTGGGATAAAAAGCAAACCCTACAGACATTGAGACATTTAACGATTGAAGAAACCTACGAATTAGGCGATGCTATTTTGGATAATGATTTAAATGAAGTTAAAAAAGAACTTGGAGATTTGTTGCTTCACATTGTTTTTTACGCTAAAATCGGTAGCGAAACCAGTGATTTTGATATTGCAGACGTTTGCAATGAAATCTGCGAAAAACTAATTCATCGCCATCCTCATATTTACGGAGATGTAAAAGTGGAGAATGAAGAAGAAGTAAAACAAAACTGGGAAAAGTTAAAACTAAAAGAAGGAAAAAAATCTGTTTTAGAAGGAGTTCCAAGAAGTCTTCCTGCATTGGTAAAAGCGAGCAGAATTCAAGATAAGGTAAAAGGTGTAGGTTTTGACTGGGAAGAACCTCATCAAGTTTGGGATAAAGTTCAAGAAGAATTACAAGAACTGCAAGAGGAAGTTCAATCTGGAAACCAAGATAAAATAGAAGATGAGTTCGGCGATGTATTATTCTCGATGATTAATTACGCTCGATTTTTAAATGTAAATCCAGAAGATGCTTTAGAAAGAACCAATAAAAAGTTTATTAAACGTTTTCAATATCTTGAAGGCAAAGCAGATGAATTAGGAAAACCACTAATGGATATGACACTCGCAGAAATGGATGTTTTCTGGAATGAAGCTAAAAAGCTTTAATTATCGGCTAATTTCTTTAAAGCGCGAACGTCTTTAAGCATAATTTTTTTTCCAACCAATTCAATTAAACCTAATTTATTAAAATCAGATAATAGACGAATACAGCTTTCTGTTGCCGTACCGATAATTCCAGCTAATTCTTCTCTGGTCAATTGCACTTTTAATGTTTTATCAGTGTCTTCACCAAATTCATCGTGTAAATGAAGCAAAGTTTCGGCAAGTCGCTGTTTAACTGTTTTTTGAACTAAAGCAATTTTCTCATTTTCAGATTCTTTCAAATCTTCGCAGACAGATTGCATCATATTCAAAGAAAACTGATTATTGCTGTTAAAGAAATTTATGATTTCTGTTTTCGGAATAAAACAAACTTCCATATCTGCAATTGCTTTTGCTGTCAAGTTTGCAGGCTCATTACTAATCATCGAGCGCTGTCCAAGAAGTTCACCAGATTTTACCAGTTTTACAATTTGATCTTTTCCGTTTGCGCTCAATTTAGAAAGTTTTCCAACGCCATCTTTTACACAAAAAACACCATTGGTAACTTCGCCTTCTTCAAAAAGCGCTTCACCTTTTTTAATTTTATAAGTGGTTTTGCTGTTTGCTAATTTTATAACTTCCTCTTTATTAAGTGCTTTTAAAGAGCTTAGCTGACGTACAATGCATTGATCACATTTATTCATGACAATAGTTGTTTGCTGCAAAAATAAGGATATTTAAGGTTTTGAAGCAGTATTACATGATAAAATTATAATAAAATAAGGCACATCTTAATTTGGACTCTTTTATTTTATTAAATTAGAATTCAATTTCAATAGAACATGACAATTATCATCTTAATAATTGTGCTTTAATTGGAAATTTGCGACAAATAAAAACAAGTTTATGAGGGAGCAAAGTTGTTTTCATTGTGGTTTATCTATTGAACAAAATGAAGAAATTGAGTTTGATGATAAGAAGTTTTGTTGTACAGGCTGTAAAACGGTTTACGAAATTTTCAGCGTTAATGACTTGACCTCTTATTATGATTTTGAAAAATCGCCTGGTGCCACGCCGCTTGACATCAAAGGCAAATACGACTTTTTAGAGAACGAATCGATACTTTCTAAAATTTTAGAATTTCAGGAAGGAAATACAGCAATTGTTTCTTTAAATATTCCACACATTCATTGCAGTTCTTGTATTTGGATTTTAGAAAATCTAAACCGTCTTCAGTCAGGAATCAGTATTTCTCAGGTTAATTTCCATGAAAAGAAAGTTCGAATTACGTTTAACTCAAATATAGTTTCTTTAAAAGAGATTGTTTATTTATTGAGTTCAATCGGCTATGAACCCTATATTAGTTTAGAAAATTATGGAAATGCAAAGGCAAAGGTTGACAGAAGTTTAACGTATAAGCTAGGAGTTGCTTTTTTCTGTTTTGGAAATATTATGCTGCTTTCATTTCCAGAATATTTCGAAATGAAAGAATTTTGGCTAGATAGTTACAAACCATTTTTTAGACTGCTTATTTTTCTTTTAGCATTACCAAGTTTTTTATATTCGGCGAGTGGTTATTATGTTTCTGCTTATCATAGCATTAAAACTAGAATGCTTAATATTGATATTCCAATTGCATTAGGAATTATTGTAATGTTTATTCGAAGCACTTACGATATGTTAATGGATCACGGACCTGGTTTTTTTGACAGTTTAGCCAGTTTAGTATTTTTCATGCTTCTTGGTAAAATGTTTCAGATTAAAACATATAGTTTTTTAAGTTTCGAAAGGGATTTTAAATCGTATTTTCCAATTGCTGTTACAAAAATAAATAAAGATACTTCAGAAGATAATGTTGCCATTTATGATGTTATAAAAGGCGATCGTTTATTGATTCGCAACCAAGAACTTATTCCAGTTGATGGAATATTGATAAGTGAAAATGCCGAAATTGATTATAGTTTTGTGACTGGAGAAGCTGTTCCGATTACTAAAAAATCTGGTGATAAGATTTTTGCAGGAGGAAAACAAATTGGAAAAGTCATAGAAATGGAAGTTTTGCATTCGGTTTCACAAAGTTATTTGACTCAATTATGGAGTAACGAGATTTTTCAGAAGAAAGTAGATCAAAAACACAAAACCATAACAGATGCGATAAGCCGTTATTTTACACCAATACTATTATTGATTGCCTTTGCTGGTTTTGGTTACTGGGTATCTATAGATGCAAATATTGCTTTTAATGTATTTACTGCGGTTTTAATTGTTGCTTGTCCTTGCGCGTTAGCATTAACGGCTCCATTTACTTTTGGTAATATTTTGAGAATTTTAGGAAAGAAGAAATTCTATCTGAAAAACGCCGTCGTGATAGAACAGCTGGCTAAAGTTGATACGATTGTTTTTGATAAAACGGGAACTATTACAACCAATAAAAAATCAAATATTCTTTACGAAGGAAATACTATTTCTGACGAGAATATCATTTTGATTAAGAATGTTTTACGAGGTTCAAATCATCCGTTAAGCCGCATGCTTTACGATTTTCTGCCAGAAACAAAACGCATTGCTGTAGAGAGTTTTCAAGAAATTACTGGAAAAGGAATTTTGGCTGTAATTGAAACTAAGGAAATTAAGATTGGTTCAGGTCAATTTGTACATGATATAGCTACAGATGGTTCGGAAATTGAGAAAACAGCTTTACATATTAAAATAGGAGGGATTTATTTTGGAAAATTTACTTTTCAAAATCAGTATCGTGAAGGTTTAGAAAAACTCTTTTCGACCTTGAGTAAAGATTATAAGATTAAAGTACTTTCAGGAGATAATGACGGTGAAAGGGCGAATTTAGAAGCGATTCTTCCTAAAGGCACTGAATTGATTTTCAACCAGAAACCTGAACAAAAACTCGAATTCATCAAAAAGCTTCAAGATCAAGGACAAAATGTAATGATGGTCGGCGATGGACTAAATGACGCTGGTGCATTAGCGCAAAGTAATGTTGGAATTTCTATTTCAGAGAATGTAAATGTGTTTTCTCCAGCATGTGATGCGATATTAGATGCTACAGAGTTTTCACGTTTAAATTATTTTTTAAAACTTTCAAAAAAAGCAATTTTTATCATTAAGATGAGCTTTACTTTATCATTGCTTTACAACGTTGTTGGGCTAGCGTTTGCAGTCACAGGAAACCTTCAGCCTTTGGTTGCGGCAATCATAATGCCATTGAGTACAATCACTATTGTAAGTTTTGTAACTTTTATGTCTAACTATTTCAGTAACAGAAATTTAGAATAGTTATAAATAATTCAAAAGATATTTTTTTTAATTTTATTATTCTTCTCTAAGCATGATAATTATCATATTTTAAACGCCGATTGCCTAGTAATTTTGTTAACATAAATTTACGGTATGAGTGTTATTTATCTTTTAATTTCAGTAAGTATTTTCGTGGCAATTTGTTTCTTCATTGCTTTCATTATTGCTGTCAAATCTGGCCAGTACGACGACGATTATACACCTTCTGTCAGAATTCTTTTTGACGATGAGACCAAAATTATTTCCCAAAATAATAATTCACCAATAGAAGAAAAACAAGTATAATTATGGAAATGGAACAGTTTTATTACGACAACAAAATTGTAAAAAAATTCATTTATGCCACAATACTCTTTGGAGTTGTGGGTATGTTAGTAGGGCTTACCTTGGCGGTAATGTACCTTTTTCCCAACATAACAGATGGGATTTCGTGGCTTAGTTACGGTCGTTTAAGACCATTACACACCAATGCCGTTATTTTTGCCTTTGTGGGTAACGCATTCTTTGCCGGAATGTATTATTCTATGCAGAGATTATTAAAAGCCAGAATGTTTAGTGATTTTTTAAGTAACCTTCATTTCTGGGGCTGGCAGTTAATTATTGTTGCTGCAGCGATTACACTTCCGTTAGGTTATACTTCTTCTAAAGAATATGCAGAGCTGGAGTGGCCAATTGATATTGCAATCGCTTTAATTTGGGTTGTAATGGGGATTAACATGATTGGTACAATGTTACGCCGTAGAGAGCGCCATCTATATGTAGCAATCTGGTTTTATCTTGCAACATTTGTAACAGTAGCGGTACTGCACATTTTTAACAATATCGAAATTCCAGTTTCGGCTTTAAAAAGTTATTCTGTTTACGCTGGTGTTCAAGATGCACTTGTACAATGGTGGTACGGACACAATGCGGTGGCATTTTTCCTTACAACTCCGTTTTTAGGATTAATGTATTATTTCGTTCCTAAAATTGCCAATAGACCTGTTTACTCATATAGATTATCTATTATTCACTTTTGGTCTTTAATCTTTATTTATATCTGGGCTGGGCCTCACCATTTATTATATTCTGCTTTGCCAAACTGGGCACAGAATTTAGGAGTTGCATTCTCAGTAATGTTAATTGCTCCATCTTGGGGAGGTATGATTAATGGACTTTTAACGCTGAGAGGTGCTTGGGATAAAGTTCGTGAAGAACCAGTTTTAAAATTCTTTGTAGTAGCAATTACAGGTTACGGAATGGCAACGTTTGAGGGACCAATGCTTTCTCTTAAAAATGTAAATGCTATCGCGCACTATACTGACTGGATCGTTGCTCACGTACACGTTGGAGCGTTGGCTTGGAATGGTTTTATGTCGTTTGCTATTATTTATTGGTTAATTCCTCGAATGACAAAAACCGATTTGTTCTCTAAGAAATTAGCAAACTTCCATTTCTGGATTGGAACTTTAGGTATTATCGTTTATACAATTCCATTATATGTAGCAGGTTTTCAACAAGCTTCTATGTGGAAACAGTTTAATCCAGACGGGACTTTAACTTATGGTAACTTCCTTGAAACCGTAACGGCTATTATGCCAATGTATTGGATGAGAGCTATCGGTGGTAGTTTATACTTAATTGGTATGCTGACATTGGTTTACAATATCATAATGACAGTTAAACAAGGTTCTCCAGTTGAAGACGAATTAGCTCAGGCTCCTGCTTTGCAAAGAATCAGCAGCGGAAGAGTGAGAGGGGAGAAATTCCACTCTTGGTTAGAAAGAAAACCAATTCAATTAACAATTTTAGCGACGATTGCTATTTTAATTGGAGGTGTCATTCAGATTGTACCAACGATTATGGTGAAATCAAATATTCCGACAATTTCGAGTGTAAAACCATACACACCTTTAGAATTAGAAGGGCGTGATTTATACATCAGAGAAGGTTGTGTAGGATGTCACTCTCAATCAGTTCGTCCATTCAGAAGTGAAGTTGAGCGTTATGGTGTTCAATCTAAAGCGGGTGAATTTGTTTACGACCATCCATTCTTATGGGGATCAAAACGTACAGGTCCTGATTTATTGAGAGTTGGAGGAAAATACAACGACAACTGGCACTTTAACCATATGTGGAATCCACAAAGTACGTCTGCAGGATCTATTATGCCAGGTTATAAATGGCTTTTTGATAATAAACCAATGGATATTTCATTGACGCAAAAGAAAATGCAGGCCATGATTTCATTAGGTGTCCCATATTCTCCAGCAGATGTTGCAAATGCACAAAGAACTTTAAGAGAACAGGCGGTTAAAATTGAAAAAAGCTTAGAAAGTGATCCTGATTTTGTGAAAAGTTATGAAGACAGCAAGAAAAAAGCTGTTGCAAAAGGAGAGAAATTCATTCCGATGAATGAAAGAGAAATCGTTGCTTTGATCGCTTATATTCAAAGACTTGGTACTGATATTAAAGTAAAAGAAACTAAATAACAGCATTATGTTCGAACAAATAAAACACAATATGGAAACAATATCGGGTGTAGAATTATACCCGATTATTTCCCTCTTGATTTTCTTCTTCTTCTTTGTAGGATTGGGCATTTGGGTATTCTCTTATAGAAAAGAAAAAATTCAGGAAATGAGTAATATACCTTTAGATGAAGGACTTAGTGTAATTACAAAAGAGATATAAAAATGAAAAAGTTTTTCCCAGTATATGTTAGATTACCGTTGATTTTTTTCATCGTATTTGGTTTGATGGAGTATTTTATTGACTCTGGAGATAAACCAGGGTTTGTAAAATTTCCGATGGTTTCCGTTTTCTTGTTTGTCTTCTTATTCATTTTAATTGCTATTGAAATTACGCTTAGCGCTGTAAACCGTGTTATGTATCAATTAATGACACCAGAAGAAAAAGCGAAAAAAGAATATGAAGAAAGTTTAAGCTTAAAAGAAAGCACATGGTTTAAAAACCTAATTCAAAGGCTAACGAAAACATCACCAATTGAAAAAGAAGGCGAACTTTTAATGGATCATGATTATGATGGAATTAAAGAACTTGACAACAATTTACCGCCTTGGTGGGTGTATTTGTTCTATATCTGTATCATTTTCGGTGTAATCTATGTTGTTCGTTACGATGTTCTTGGAGCTGACAATCAAGAAATGGAGTTGAAGAAAGAGATGGCTCAGGCAAAAATTGATGTTGAAGAATATCTAAAAACAGCACCAGATTTAATGGATGAAAAAACAGTTGTTCTACTTACCGATGAACCAAGTTTAGCAACCGGAAAAGAAATTTTTACAACAAACTGTGCGGCTTGCCACAGAGCAGATGGAGGGGGACAAATTGGACCAAACTTAACAGATGACCGCTGGATTTTAGGAGGAGGAATTAAAAATCTATTCCACACCATTACAAACGGAGGTAGAGACGGTAAAGGTATGATTTCGTGGAAAGGAACTCTTAAACCAAAAGAAATTCAGAAGGTTGCCAGTTATATTTTGTCTTTACAAGGAAGTAATCCGAAAGATCCAAAAGAACCAGAAGGAGAGGTTTGGGTAGATGAAAGCGCTCCAATAAACGATGCAACAGCTGTTGCTCCGAAAACAGATACCACACAAGTTAAAAAATAATTAGAATACAAATATCATGTCAAATTTACCAGACGAAGCGTTTAGAGATACCATCGGAACTATAGATGAAGGTGGTAAACGGAAATTTATTTTCCCTAAAAAACCGTCTGGTAAATTTTATGATTATAGAAAGATTGTCAGTTACGTTTTACTCGCAATTTTATTCATAAATCCGTTTATAAAAGTAAACGGAAACCAGTTTATGATGTTCAATATTTTAGAACGTCGTTTTAATATTTTTGGATTTCCTTTTTGGCCGCAGGATTTTTATCTTTTTGTGATTTCAATGCTTATCGGTGTTGTTTTCATACTTTTATTTACGGTTGTTTTTGGAAGGATTTTTTGCGGCTGGATTTGCCCGCAAACCATTTTTCTTGAGCTGGTTTTTCGTCGTATCGAATATTGGATTGATGGAGATCGCGGTGCGCAAACTCGTTTGGCAAGGCAAGAATGGAATGCAGAAAAAATTAGAAAAAGGTTCGTAAAATGGACTATTTTCTTTTTAATTTCTTTCCTTATTGCAAATGTCTTTTTAGCATATTTAGTTGGAAGCGACAAATTGTTTTTAATGATAGAACAAGGTCCAATTTCGCAGGCAAGTAATTTTATTGCACTTCTTATTTTTACAGGCGTTTTTTACTTCGTTTTTGTTTGGTTTCGCGAACAGGTTTGTATTATTGCCTG encodes the following:
- a CDS encoding DUF5606 family protein, which produces MNLTKILAISGKPGLYELKVQTRTGFVAESLIDGKKITVNLKSNVSLLSEISIYTYAGEKPLTEVMQQIAVKENKGQAISHKEDNATLAAYFKQILPDYDEERVYPSDIKKVLNWYNTLQAKGLVTDLAPAVEEPKEEAPAAAEKPKKAPAAKKAKAKKEEE
- the mazG gene encoding nucleoside triphosphate pyrophosphohydrolase translates to MNRQNQLKAFERLLNIMDELREQCPWDKKQTLQTLRHLTIEETYELGDAILDNDLNEVKKELGDLLLHIVFYAKIGSETSDFDIADVCNEICEKLIHRHPHIYGDVKVENEEEVKQNWEKLKLKEGKKSVLEGVPRSLPALVKASRIQDKVKGVGFDWEEPHQVWDKVQEELQELQEEVQSGNQDKIEDEFGDVLFSMINYARFLNVNPEDALERTNKKFIKRFQYLEGKADELGKPLMDMTLAEMDVFWNEAKKL
- a CDS encoding Crp/Fnr family transcriptional regulator, giving the protein MNKCDQCIVRQLSSLKALNKEEVIKLANSKTTYKIKKGEALFEEGEVTNGVFCVKDGVGKLSKLSANGKDQIVKLVKSGELLGQRSMISNEPANLTAKAIADMEVCFIPKTEIINFFNSNNQFSLNMMQSVCEDLKESENEKIALVQKTVKQRLAETLLHLHDEFGEDTDKTLKVQLTREELAGIIGTATESCIRLLSDFNKLGLIELVGKKIMLKDVRALKKLADN
- a CDS encoding heavy metal translocating P-type ATPase; protein product: MREQSCFHCGLSIEQNEEIEFDDKKFCCTGCKTVYEIFSVNDLTSYYDFEKSPGATPLDIKGKYDFLENESILSKILEFQEGNTAIVSLNIPHIHCSSCIWILENLNRLQSGISISQVNFHEKKVRITFNSNIVSLKEIVYLLSSIGYEPYISLENYGNAKAKVDRSLTYKLGVAFFCFGNIMLLSFPEYFEMKEFWLDSYKPFFRLLIFLLALPSFLYSASGYYVSAYHSIKTRMLNIDIPIALGIIVMFIRSTYDMLMDHGPGFFDSLASLVFFMLLGKMFQIKTYSFLSFERDFKSYFPIAVTKINKDTSEDNVAIYDVIKGDRLLIRNQELIPVDGILISENAEIDYSFVTGEAVPITKKSGDKIFAGGKQIGKVIEMEVLHSVSQSYLTQLWSNEIFQKKVDQKHKTITDAISRYFTPILLLIAFAGFGYWVSIDANIAFNVFTAVLIVACPCALALTAPFTFGNILRILGKKKFYLKNAVVIEQLAKVDTIVFDKTGTITTNKKSNILYEGNTISDENIILIKNVLRGSNHPLSRMLYDFLPETKRIAVESFQEITGKGILAVIETKEIKIGSGQFVHDIATDGSEIEKTALHIKIGGIYFGKFTFQNQYREGLEKLFSTLSKDYKIKVLSGDNDGERANLEAILPKGTELIFNQKPEQKLEFIKKLQDQGQNVMMVGDGLNDAGALAQSNVGISISENVNVFSPACDAILDATEFSRLNYFLKLSKKAIFIIKMSFTLSLLYNVVGLAFAVTGNLQPLVAAIIMPLSTITIVSFVTFMSNYFSNRNLE
- the ccoS gene encoding cbb3-type cytochrome oxidase assembly protein CcoS, which codes for MSVIYLLISVSIFVAICFFIAFIIAVKSGQYDDDYTPSVRILFDDETKIISQNNNSPIEEKQV
- the ccoN gene encoding cytochrome-c oxidase, cbb3-type subunit I; translation: MEMEQFYYDNKIVKKFIYATILFGVVGMLVGLTLAVMYLFPNITDGISWLSYGRLRPLHTNAVIFAFVGNAFFAGMYYSMQRLLKARMFSDFLSNLHFWGWQLIIVAAAITLPLGYTSSKEYAELEWPIDIAIALIWVVMGINMIGTMLRRRERHLYVAIWFYLATFVTVAVLHIFNNIEIPVSALKSYSVYAGVQDALVQWWYGHNAVAFFLTTPFLGLMYYFVPKIANRPVYSYRLSIIHFWSLIFIYIWAGPHHLLYSALPNWAQNLGVAFSVMLIAPSWGGMINGLLTLRGAWDKVREEPVLKFFVVAITGYGMATFEGPMLSLKNVNAIAHYTDWIVAHVHVGALAWNGFMSFAIIYWLIPRMTKTDLFSKKLANFHFWIGTLGIIVYTIPLYVAGFQQASMWKQFNPDGTLTYGNFLETVTAIMPMYWMRAIGGSLYLIGMLTLVYNIIMTVKQGSPVEDELAQAPALQRISSGRVRGEKFHSWLERKPIQLTILATIAILIGGVIQIVPTIMVKSNIPTISSVKPYTPLELEGRDLYIREGCVGCHSQSVRPFRSEVERYGVQSKAGEFVYDHPFLWGSKRTGPDLLRVGGKYNDNWHFNHMWNPQSTSAGSIMPGYKWLFDNKPMDISLTQKKMQAMISLGVPYSPADVANAQRTLREQAVKIEKSLESDPDFVKSYEDSKKKAVAKGEKFIPMNEREIVALIAYIQRLGTDIKVKETK
- a CDS encoding CcoQ/FixQ family Cbb3-type cytochrome c oxidase assembly chaperone → MFEQIKHNMETISGVELYPIISLLIFFFFFVGLGIWVFSYRKEKIQEMSNIPLDEGLSVITKEI
- a CDS encoding cbb3-type cytochrome c oxidase N-terminal domain-containing protein, producing the protein MKKFFPVYVRLPLIFFIVFGLMEYFIDSGDKPGFVKFPMVSVFLFVFLFILIAIEITLSAVNRVMYQLMTPEEKAKKEYEESLSLKESTWFKNLIQRLTKTSPIEKEGELLMDHDYDGIKELDNNLPPWWVYLFYICIIFGVIYVVRYDVLGADNQEMELKKEMAQAKIDVEEYLKTAPDLMDEKTVVLLTDEPSLATGKEIFTTNCAACHRADGGGQIGPNLTDDRWILGGGIKNLFHTITNGGRDGKGMISWKGTLKPKEIQKVASYILSLQGSNPKDPKEPEGEVWVDESAPINDATAVAPKTDTTQVKK